GTTCCGCGAGTTTGGGCGGATCGCCGGGCAACGATGGGGCGCTGTCGAGCAATGCCAACCATCTCAACGAGGATTCCGGGTCGGCATTCACGGCCTGATCGGGAAGTTTCGCCAAACGAGATTCCGGCACCCATGCGAAAATCTGATGCATTGCCGTCACCACCAGACATCCATCTGAATACGCGAGATTTCCCGGCGGAATCGGGATCGGCTGCCGAAGCAATTCCCCGCTGCGGCGATCCAACACCATCAGCCCCGAGCGCGTCGGCCAAAGAATCGAATCGCCCAATAGCAACCCCTGCCCGGACGGATACGGCGTGGCTGGGTCGTGGATCACCCACCCGTTTGGCCCATCGGTGCTGCCAGTTTGAGCATCGATTGCCTGCAAACCGCGCATCTCGCCTTGAAGTGAGACAATCACCTGGTGATCGCTGACGCCAACGATGGAGTGAATCTCTTTGGGATCGGTTTCCCAGAGTCGGCGGCCGGTCACTCGATCCAACGCCAGAATCTGCCCACTTTCCGGAATCGCCGCGATCACGCGCCCGGAGTGAATGCGCACCGGGTTGGGCAAACTGGGCCGCGCCTGCCCGAAACGCCCGACATCAGTGCGGCTGGCGCGAGTCGCCCATTGACTGGTCCCCGTGACGGCGTCGAAGCTCAGAATCCACCCCTGAATCGGCCCGACAATGATTTGACGCGCATCGGAAGTCAGCAGATAGGGCTGAGTCGTGTTGCTGTCGCCGGAATCGAAGGTGATTTCGAGGACTTCGCGCTCCCAGAGTAAATCCGGGGCAATCTCACGGTTGATCCCCAAATAGGCTCGCAGCAGAAGGAGCGTTCGCCCCCCTTCCCGCCGTCGCAGCAATGTCCAGAATCGCTCCCCTTCGATCAGCGGGACGCCTTCCCATTCGGTGGCGGTATTTTCGGCACGGGGGGGCGGCAATTCCCAAAGTTTGCGAAACTTCCCTTCTCGATCCGGTTTCGTCGCCAGGGCGATCAGAACCGCCGGCCGTTGTGGAAGCGGCAGATTCCCGGTTTCAGCAACAGCGATTGGTCCCACACGGGCGATTAACGCCGATCGCCCCATCGCCAACACGTAACCCGGTGGCGGCTTGGGAATATCGCCATCGGAAACGGCATCCGCATCGCCCAAAATGGCGCGATTTTGGTGGACGATCACCGATTGCCCCGTGAGTACATCCATGCGGTGGATCGATTGGCCATCCTGAAACCACATCGCATCTTGGGACAGAACTGGATATCGTTGTGGAGCTCGAACGGGCAGATGCGTTGGACTGAAGTCATCCGCATCGTCGCGATTGCGGGACGCCACATCGTCAATGGGCTGAGGAATCCGTCGCGTCCAGGTGGGCGATGTTCGCCAAAATCGCGGAAGCGGCCCTCGACCAATGCCGGAATGCTGATTGTCCCCCGCGAAAGTTTGCCACGGTTGAACCACAAACGGTGTCGATTGGGGGGCAGGCACCGAAAATGCGGATTGCAACGATTCGGCGAGTTTTCCGGATCGACCGGCAACCAGTCCGCTCGCAGTAGGCGCATGCGTTTGAATCGACTTGAGCAGTCGGCGAGCGGTTGCGGCATCGCCCCGCTGCCAAGCAATCCAAGCGCGACGGGCACGAACCAACGCAAGTTCGGTTTGTGGGTCCGGGTATCGGAGCGATTCGGGATGACTGGGTGCGGGATGCGAATCGGCCGCCTCGTTGGGAAACAATCGGTCCAGATAGGCGAGTGTGGCATCGGCCCGCTCAAAATCGCCGAGTTCAAGATCGAGATCCGCACGCAGCAGAATCGCCTGCTCACACGCTCGACTGAGAAAGCGATTCTCGATGATGCGGGATAATCCATCGATCGATCGTGCTTGTCGAGCGGCTTGCAGTTGGCGTTGTGCCTCGGGTTCGATGCGGTCGCGGATGAGTCGGCGGGCGGCATCCGGGAGTTTCACGAGGTCGGACTGACACACCTCGCGGACTCGGCGTAATGTTTCTGCGTTTGTCCAAATGAGGGCATCGCCCGCTTCATCTTGAAGTTGTTGATAGGCTTCCAGAATTTCGGACCAAGATTGAGAAGGAATCTTTCGGCGAATTTCGTCGAGCCGACGTTGGGCTTGGGTACTCTCAACTCGTAAGCTAATCCCGTTGGCGGGTGGAACCACGAGTTGTGCCTTCAGGGAGCCGGGAAGTCCCACCCCGAGCAACGCCAAAATCAGCAGAGGAAGTGGTTTTGGCATGAAAAATTCCCGATTGCGGAGTGTATGGCTAGGTATCCCTGACCGAGAGCTATAGAACATTCTTGACAAACTCCGGACCAGGACAAGAATTTTCTTCTGATTTCTCGATCCGAGTAAGTGAGTGACGTATGAAGATCAATCGCCGCGGAATCGTGCTGATCACCGGGCTTAGCCTGATGATGGTCCTGGGGTGTTCGACTCAAAAAGCCGACCCGACCCAGGCCGTCGATCGCTACCCGGTGCGGGAAGACTGGCTGGTCGCCGATTCGATCGGCATTTCCCCCTCGAAGTACTATCTTCCGGGTTATCCGCCGCTGTTACGACTGTCGAAAGATTCGACAGATGCTGAAATCCAGGCACTCTGGGGCGAAGTCACCGCGAATCGGATTCGGGACACCCGGATTGTCGCGGGAGATGAACGTGCGGAATTTGGCAAAGTGCTCGATTCGCTGTTCGGAACGCCCTCGACTCCGAAGATCGAGCCGATTTCGACCGAAGTCAAAGCGGCGATCGATCATTTGCAACTCGATCCGCAAACGCTCGCCGTTGGCAGCTTGGCGTACAACCGCTATTGCATGACCTGCCATGGCACGACCGGCAACGGGAACGGCCCGGGCGGTCGCTGGTTGGTCCCCGGTCCGCGTGACTATCGTGAGGGGATCTTCAAGTTCATTTCGACCGATAGCTATGCCGCCGTCAATGGCGACTCCCGCAATCTGGTCGGCCACAAGCCGCGCCGGGCGGACCTGCGTCGCACGATCGTTCATGGCATGGACGGGGCCCCGATGCCCTCCTTCGCCGGATTGTCCGACACGGAATTGGAATCGGTCATCAGCTATGTGATCCACCTGAGCATTCGTGGCGAAGTGGAATACGAAGTGATGAAGCTGGCCGCCGACCCGCGTGGCAATGACTACGATGTGGCCGCCGACCTGAAGGCCGCGCTGAAGGCCATCGCACCGCGGTGGATGGTCGCCGACCAAAGCCCGGTTGTCACGGATACCTATCTGGGACAATTGTTGGTCGCCGAACAGAAGGTCAAAGGCTACGAAAGTCAAGCGCAGATCGTGCCAGCCGATCAAAAGCCGGCCGTGGAAGCGCAGTTGAAGTCCGCCCAAGAAGAACTCAAAGCCCTGAAGGCGAGCCGGGCCGATCGTGGGTTGGAATCGCTGGCCCAAGAATATCGCGAGATGTTCCCCAGCGACAAGAGTGAGGCATCGCAAGAAAAGTTGCTCAACTCGATCGCTCGTGGCTACGAAATCTTCCTGAATGAAAAGCAAGGTGGTTGCAATGCCTGCCACATTCAATGGGGGATTAACGGGGCATACAAGTACGATCGTTGGGGAACGGTGGTCCGAGCGCGAAATCTGACGACTGCGACCTATCGCGGCGGTCGCAAGCCGGAATATCTCTACACTCGAATTTACAACGGCATCTACGGTTCGGGCATGCAATCGTTCCATCCGTTGCTCAAGCAGACGGAAGAAGATCGCCTCAAGGGTGAATCGAAGATGTGGGACGTCATCAACTTCGTCATGGCGTTGAATGACCCCGTGAAGCTGAAGATGCTCGACGAGAAGAAGGGCAAGAAGCTCGACTAATCGTTCGGAAATTCTGGAACGAACGCCGCCGCAAGTGCAATCGAACCGCACTTGCGGCGGTTGTCATTTCTCACGGCAGCGGGATATTTTCCAAACGAAATCGCACCGGAAATTCCCGAATCGGTCCCGAAACACGTGCTTGCAGTTTCCACCCCGTCGTCGGGATCGCTTCCAGTTGCAGCATTTCCAGATCAAATCGAATCCGATCGCGATAACCTCGGCCCGCTTCGGTGAAGTCGCGTTCCGCCGGTCGAAATGCAGCGTTATCCCGTTCGCGAATCAGCGTCCATTCTGGCGCGAGTTGTTGCATTTCAAAGCTCTCGAATGCCGGCTCTCCCTCGGGCCGCGAATAATCGAAGTCAATCACCCAAGCGGTGCCCTGCTTCCGCGATTGTCGCATTCCCAATGCGATGCCCGCTTGCGCGGGGGTCGCACCGTCGCGTTTTGCGGTTGTGAAATCGAAGGTCAGCCATTCGTTGGCGGCCGTCAGTCGAAATTCCGCTTCGATTTCCGACAATCGAACCATCTCGCGGGTAACACCTTCCAACGGAATGGTTAACGTCGCAGTCGCCCCTTCCAGATTAATGCGCGAATTCGTGGCCGGTGATTGCACGGCTTTCCCATTGGATGCAATCGCCCGCAACACGCGCGGATGACTATCGATGCGAAACAGCGGAAAACGCGGCTCACACGCAACTTCCAACAGCAATTCATACCGGGATGCCGTGTCTTGCAAACCGAGTCGGCTACGAATTTCGGTGGGCAGAATTCGAATCGGACCAACCACCCGCGCAGCACCGCCGGTCGAGCGACCCGGGACGAGTTCGATTCGCCGCCCCTGCTCCCGAATCACCACACGGGCGTCGGATTGTGCCGCGAGTTGATCCAAGACGGTCCAAAAAGGGAGATCTTGCGATTGAAATGGGACGATCTGTTTGGCTAAGACTGGGTCGAGGAGCACTCCCAAACCCGATTGTCGTCCGATTGCCGCAACTGTTTCTCCCAACGGACGATCCGATACAAATGGGATCTTCGGTCGAATCGTTGGCAACGATTCCGAAGGTTGATTTGGATCTGCGGAAAGGGGACTGTCCACCCACAGCAAGAACGGTAAGATAAGCCCCCAACAGGCTCGTGCGTTGGATTGCATGCGATCAATCTCTCTCAATAATGGTGTGGGACTGACAATCGATTCGAGAGGTTCCTTGGAAGCAATTTCCGAGGTTTCGGGAGTGGCCACGTGTTCTCGCCGGAGCTATTCTAACCAAAATGAATTGTCCCGCGAACATCTAGTCATGCCGCCTTCGGATCGCCTCAGCCCGAGAACGGATTTGCACTTGGGAAGATTCCGCACCCGAGTTAGTATCCTTGCGATCCTGTCCGCAAGACCACGCTGGTAGCGATGAGGTGACCGATGGCTCTGAGTTCGGATAATCAAGTGACTCAAACCGATATCAATTCGCAGACCCTCGCTTCCAATGGTCATACCCATGGGAGCAATGGCCACTCCGCGGCGAATCTGAACCTCCCTGCGGACTTGCCGGATCAGGACCCCACCGAAACCAGCGAATGGCTCGAATCGCTCGAAGCCATGGTGCGCACGCAAGGGCCGGAACGCGCCCAATATTTGTTGCAGCAACTGCTGTTCACCGCGCACAAATACGGCGTGACGGTGCCGTTCTCGGCAAACACCCCCTACGTCAACACAATCACACTCGATGAACAGCCGATGTTCCCCGGCAACCGGGAACTCGAACGCAAGATTAAAAGCTACATTCGTTGGAACGCCATGGCGATGGTCGTGAAGGCCAACAAGACGACCAACGTCGGTGGCCACATCGCCACGTTCGCCTCGGCTGCCACGCTATACGAAATCGGCTTCAACCATTTCTTCCGCGGCGCAAGCGGCGATCATCCCGGCGACATCGTCTATTTCCAAGGCCATGCCAGCCCCGGCATGTACGCACGAGCGTTCCTGGAAGGTCGGCTCAGCGAACAGCAACTCCTGAACTTCCGCCAAGAACTGCAAGATGGCGGCGGGTTGTCCAGCTATCCGCACCCCTGGCTGATGCCGAATTTCTGGCAATACCCCACGGTCAGCATGGGCCTTGGGCCAATCATGGCCATCTATCAGGCCCGCTTCATTCGCTATCTGCAAGATCGCGGTCACTCGCCCAAGCACGATGCCCGAGTATGGGCGTTCCTGGGCGACGGCGAATGCGATGAACCGGAAACCCTCGGCGCCATCACCCTCGCCGCACGGGAAAAATTGGACAATCTTTGCTTCGTCATCAATTGCAATTTGCAACGACTTGACGGCCCGGTACGCGGCAACGGCAAGATCATCCAAGAGTTGGAAGCCGCCTTCCGCGGGGCCGGCTGGAACGTCATCAAGGTCGTATGGGGCAGCGAGTGGGATTCGATTCTCGCCAAAGACACGACTGGTGCCCTTGTCCGACGAATGGGCGAGGTAGTCGACGGCGAATATCAAGAATACGTCGTCAAAGGCGGGGCATTCATCCGGGAAAAATTCTTCAACACCCCGGAACTCAAAGCCCTGGTATCCCACCTTTCCGATGAACAGCTCAACAATCTGAAGCGCGGTGGTCACGACCCGCTGAAGGTATATGCGGCCTACAAGACCGCCGTCGAAAACAAGAACAGCCCGTCGGTGATTCTCGTCAAAACCATCAAGGGTTATGGCACGCCGAGCGAAGGCAAGAACACGGCCCACCAAGCGAAGAAAGTCGTTTACGAAGGCCGGCTCGAAACGCCGATGGATGGCACACCCGCCGACAAGGAAAAGGCCCGTCAGCAGATTGCGATGAAGCAATTCCGCGATCGCTTTGCCATCCCGGTCTCGGATGAACAGCTCGAAAGCATTCCGTTCTACCGTCCCTCGCCCGATTCACCGGAAATGGTCTATCTTCACGAGCGTCGCAAAGCGCTCGGTGGCTATCAGCCTGCCCGTAACAACGAATTCACCCCCTGTCAGCCGCCGTTGGCGAAGTCGTTCGAACGACTCCATCAGGGCTCGGTGGCCGGGAAGTCGCAATCGACGACGCTGGCCTGGGTGAATTTGATGATGGATGTGATGCAAGATCCGAACATCGGCAAACTGATCGTGCCGATCGTGCCGGATGAAGGCCAGACCTTCGGCATGCCCGGGATGTATTCGAAGTTCGGCATCTACAGCCATGTCGGACAATTGTATACTCCGGTCGATGCTGGCTCGATGACCAGCTACCGCGAAAGCACCACCGGGCAGATCCTCCAAGAAGGGATCAACGAAGCGGGCAGCATGTGCTCGTTCATCGCCGCCGGGACCGCATACAGCAC
This DNA window, taken from Tuwongella immobilis, encodes the following:
- a CDS encoding outer membrane protein assembly factor BamB family protein, whose translation is MPKPLPLLILALLGVGLPGSLKAQLVVPPANGISLRVESTQAQRRLDEIRRKIPSQSWSEILEAYQQLQDEAGDALIWTNAETLRRVREVCQSDLVKLPDAARRLIRDRIEPEAQRQLQAARQARSIDGLSRIIENRFLSRACEQAILLRADLDLELGDFERADATLAYLDRLFPNEAADSHPAPSHPESLRYPDPQTELALVRARRAWIAWQRGDAATARRLLKSIQTHAPTASGLVAGRSGKLAESLQSAFSVPAPQSTPFVVQPWQTFAGDNQHSGIGRGPLPRFWRTSPTWTRRIPQPIDDVASRNRDDADDFSPTHLPVRAPQRYPVLSQDAMWFQDGQSIHRMDVLTGQSVIVHQNRAILGDADAVSDGDIPKPPPGYVLAMGRSALIARVGPIAVAETGNLPLPQRPAVLIALATKPDREGKFRKLWELPPPRAENTATEWEGVPLIEGERFWTLLRRREGGRTLLLLRAYLGINREIAPDLLWEREVLEITFDSGDSNTTQPYLLTSDARQIIVGPIQGWILSFDAVTGTSQWATRASRTDVGRFGQARPSLPNPVRIHSGRVIAAIPESGQILALDRVTGRRLWETDPKEIHSIVGVSDHQVIVSLQGEMRGLQAIDAQTGSTDGPNGWVIHDPATPYPSGQGLLLGDSILWPTRSGLMVLDRRSGELLRQPIPIPPGNLAYSDGCLVVTAMHQIFAWVPESRLAKLPDQAVNADPESSLRWLALLDSAPSLPGDPPKLAEPRRIWEIAVRQEAIRQIEQSNWTAVDRLLQAVPDPVAGWRRHQIATTQHPNDSELAKIFQMHERQLDRITPILTSRNRVRSLGNESSSTPTATDSQVLLQAWQQPMPQAGTIARTWLTQFGMPTERTAAPLEVAIAHAILRREAIQNGELEREVFHEAELRAGFGDQVLPALDAQLTVNRWLEQSRSAKGNRPANVDSPIPDWELCGANVPIRDGWPLLPFAGRPERSADALRWAKPMAVMRREFPTGRTIWETPLGFQPTHGTRWGNSVLVAGAGGLARVADDTGALIWAIGLPNDWAMFSSRSRLMPCWVPDTDSRLIPGWHDFRMLNGFIIAVWDAHVLVVIDSETGWIRWSDAGWNRWIGCENQVFLVRGDQFQERNLATGRMVRSWKRNDRATAIERMPSTVTQPFGWIEAFPDGQIVAWDSQTGQSRWTVQLPGASSLSGQPIRLQARGDWLLVQSERNMNWELDLLRIDTGKRVWGHSPIGIRNDPNHPPRIILTAAMVLVWNEQMLVAYDANTGALRWRRGGAELGVGSTVDFIEDSDTIALVDAGRENRLGSMLGIRFPKLAPIVYDEETQSEQTMVQLMLRDGEPIRRWTLPAIWSMGNRISGSWLWQPTWDGQQRIWRSVRNTNHRGQLGE
- a CDS encoding c-type cytochrome: MKINRRGIVLITGLSLMMVLGCSTQKADPTQAVDRYPVREDWLVADSIGISPSKYYLPGYPPLLRLSKDSTDAEIQALWGEVTANRIRDTRIVAGDERAEFGKVLDSLFGTPSTPKIEPISTEVKAAIDHLQLDPQTLAVGSLAYNRYCMTCHGTTGNGNGPGGRWLVPGPRDYREGIFKFISTDSYAAVNGDSRNLVGHKPRRADLRRTIVHGMDGAPMPSFAGLSDTELESVISYVIHLSIRGEVEYEVMKLAADPRGNDYDVAADLKAALKAIAPRWMVADQSPVVTDTYLGQLLVAEQKVKGYESQAQIVPADQKPAVEAQLKSAQEELKALKASRADRGLESLAQEYREMFPSDKSEASQEKLLNSIARGYEIFLNEKQGGCNACHIQWGINGAYKYDRWGTVVRARNLTTATYRGGRKPEYLYTRIYNGIYGSGMQSFHPLLKQTEEDRLKGESKMWDVINFVMALNDPVKLKMLDEKKGKKLD
- the aceE gene encoding pyruvate dehydrogenase (acetyl-transferring), homodimeric type, with product MALSSDNQVTQTDINSQTLASNGHTHGSNGHSAANLNLPADLPDQDPTETSEWLESLEAMVRTQGPERAQYLLQQLLFTAHKYGVTVPFSANTPYVNTITLDEQPMFPGNRELERKIKSYIRWNAMAMVVKANKTTNVGGHIATFASAATLYEIGFNHFFRGASGDHPGDIVYFQGHASPGMYARAFLEGRLSEQQLLNFRQELQDGGGLSSYPHPWLMPNFWQYPTVSMGLGPIMAIYQARFIRYLQDRGHSPKHDARVWAFLGDGECDEPETLGAITLAAREKLDNLCFVINCNLQRLDGPVRGNGKIIQELEAAFRGAGWNVIKVVWGSEWDSILAKDTTGALVRRMGEVVDGEYQEYVVKGGAFIREKFFNTPELKALVSHLSDEQLNNLKRGGHDPLKVYAAYKTAVENKNSPSVILVKTIKGYGTPSEGKNTAHQAKKVVYEGRLETPMDGTPADKEKARQQIAMKQFRDRFAIPVSDEQLESIPFYRPSPDSPEMVYLHERRKALGGYQPARNNEFTPCQPPLAKSFERLHQGSVAGKSQSTTLAWVNLMMDVMQDPNIGKLIVPIVPDEGQTFGMPGMYSKFGIYSHVGQLYTPVDAGSMTSYRESTTGQILQEGINEAGSMCSFIAAGTAYSTHRVNTIPFYIYYSMFGFQRIGDLAWAAADSRCKGFLMGGTAGRTTLNGEGLQHEDGHSHIMAMTIPNCRAYDPAYGYELAVIIEDGIKKMYVDGDDVFYYLTVYNEGYEMPSMPEGVRDGIIKGIYKLRETKPEGAKLHVQLLGSGVILNEVLKASKLLAEKFNIGSTVYSVTSYQMLRRDAIETERHNRLHPTQSPKKAYIQEVLGNTTGPIIASSDYMRMLPEQVAPYLDGRLLALGTDGFGRSETRQALRRFFEVDAESVTVAALYSLAQQGQLEQSLVAQAIQQLGLDPEKPAPWTV